The Cucumis melo cultivar AY chromosome 6, USDA_Cmelo_AY_1.0, whole genome shotgun sequence genome includes a region encoding these proteins:
- the LOC103490982 gene encoding DNA-directed RNA polymerase IV subunit 1 isoform X4 — translation MGQGQVEDPTSDYNRPKGCRYCFGSLKDWYPPMRFKLSTTDMFKKSMIMVEVKENMSKKYQKRVAKGGLPSDYWDFIPKDEQQEESYCRPNRKILTHAQVHYLLKDIDPKFLKKFVPAIDSLFLNSFPVTPNSHRVTEMAHSFSNGQRLIFDERTRAYKKVVDFRGTANELGSRVLDCLKISKLSPEKLQSKDLVYQQKKIKDTATSSSGLRWIKDVVLGKRSDHCFRMVVVGDPNIELSEIGIPCHVAERLQISEHLSSWNMKKLSTSCYLHLVEKGEIYVRREGRLVRVRNVLELNMGDTIYRPLADGDVVLVNRPPSIHQHSLIALSVKLLPVSAVLSLNPLCCSPFRGDFDGDCLHGYVPQSLEARVEVRELVSLDRQLINGQSGRNLLSLSHDSLTAAHLILEDGVSLNLFQMQQLQMLTLHQLLPPAIVKSPLLRNCAWTGKQLFSILLPPDFEYSSPSHNVFIEKGELISSEGSYWLRDSGRNLFQALIEHCEGKTLDYLRDAQGVLCEWLSMRGLSVSLSDLYLSVDSYSHKNMMDDIFCGLQEAEETCNLKQLMVDSHKEILTGNDEDNQHLLSIAVEHLIYEKQKSAALNQASVDAFKKVFRDIQNLVHKYSGKDNSLLTMFKAGSKGNLMKLVQHSMCLGLQHSLVTLSFSLPHKLSCSAWNSQKMPRYIQEDGLPDRTQSFIPYAVVENSFLSGLNPFECFAHSVTNRDSSFSDNAEVPGTLTRKLTFLMRDIYTAYDGTVRNAYGNQLVQFCYDIDRPTSVSSESDSENNRDRDIGGHPVGSLAACAFSEAAYSALDQPISLLEASPLLNLKRVLECGSKRNSTKQTFSLFLSEKLSKRSYGFEYGALGVKNHLERVMFKDIVSSVMIIFSPQPSRKKHFSPWVCHFHVCKDILKKRRLKMNSVIHSLNMRCDSVRQEGRMNLPSLQIITQDCPLADSLTEDGDTVCLTVTIAENTKNSFLQLDFIQDLLIHFLLGTVIRGFAEIDRVDITWNDRPKVPKPRCSHGELYLRVTMSGEGNSRFWATLINNCLPIMDLIDWTRSHPDNTHSLCLAYGIDSGWKYFLNSLECATLDIGKTIRLEHLLLVANSLSATGEFVGLNVKGLTHQREHALVKTPFMQACFSSPGACLIKAAKAGIKDNLSGSLDALAWGRMPSLGTGGQFDILYSGKGHELNKPVDVYNLLGGQSTCEKQNAKIESVDKNNISEKYSAQLVLKNGGSTIKGLKRLDSVSKSILRKFLTLNDIQKLSFALRTILHKYSLNERLNEVDKSTLMMALYFHPHRDEKIGVGAQDIKVGSHSKYQNTRCFVLIRSDGTTEDFSYHKCVLGALEIIAPHRVKGYQSKWMQEKFE, via the exons ATGGGGCAAGGTCAG GTTGAGGATCCAACATCTGATTATAATCGACCTAAGGGTTGCCGATATTGTTTT GGAAGTTTAAAGGATTGGTATCCACCTATGAGGTTTAAGCTTTCAACTACTGATATGTTCAAAAAAAGTATGATTATGGTGGAAGTGAAAGAAAATATGTCGAAGAAATATCAAAAGAGGGTCGCTAAAGGAGGTTTGCCTTCAGATTATTGGGATTTTATCCCTAAAGATGAACAACAGGAAGAAAGTTACTGTAGACCAAACCGGAAAATCCTAACTCATGCTCAG GTTCATTATTTGTTGAAAGACATCGACCCAAAGTTTCTTAAAAAGTTTGTACCTGCAATAGATTCACTGTTTCTAAACTCTTTCCCTGTTACTCCGAACAGTCATCGTGTGACTGAAATGGCACATTCATTTTCAAATGGACAGCGTTTGATCTTT GATGAAAGGACCAGGGCTTACAAGAAGGTGGTTGATTTTAGAGGGACAGCCAACGAGTTAGGTTCTCGTGTTCTCGATTGTCTCAAAATTTCGAAG CTTAGCCCAGAGAAGTTACAAAGTAAAGATTTGGTTTACcagcaaaaaaaaattaaggatACTGCTACTAGTTCATCTGGTTTAAGATGGATCAAAGATGTTGTTCTTGGAAAGCGGAGTGATCACTGTTTCCGCATGGTTGTCGTTGGTGATCCAAACATTGAGTTAAGTGAAATTGGCATACCTTGTCATGTTGCAGAGAGATTGCAAATATCTGAACATCTGAGTTCTTGGAATATGAAGAAATTAAGTACTTCTTGTTACCTTCATCTTGTTGAAAAGGGAGAGATCTATGTTCGTCGTGAAGGTCGTCTGGTTCGTGTACGTAATGTTCTTGAACTTAACATGGGGGACACTATATATAGGCCCCTAGCTGATGGGGATGTTGTGCTAGTTAATCGACCTCCATCCATACATCAACACTCACTTATTGCTTTATCTGTCAAGCTTCTTCCTGTCTCTGCAGTTCTTTCCTTAAACCCACTCTGTTGTTCTCCTTTCCGTGGAGATTTTGACGGTGACTGCCTTCATGGTTATGTTCCTCAATCGTTGGAAGCCCGAGTTGAGGTTAGAGAGCTGGTTTCCCTAGATAGGCAGTTAATTAATGGCCAAAGTGGTAGAAATCTGCTGTCACTTAGTCATGATAGTTTAACTGCTGCTCATTTAATTCTGGAAGATGGAGTTTCGTTAAATCTTTTCCAGATGCAGCAGTTGCAAATGCTCACTTTACATCAGTTGTTGCCTCCAGCAATTGTGAAATCCCCTTTGCTTAGAAATTGTGCTTGGACTGGGAAACAGTTATTCAGCATCCTCCTACCTCCTGATTTTGAATATTCTTCTCCTTCTCACAATGTTTTCATTGAGAAGGGAGAATTAATATCTTCAGAAGGATCTTACTGGCTTCGAGACAGTGGTAGAAACCTCTTCCAAGCGCTAATAGAACACTGTGAGGGCAAGACCCTTGATTACTTGCGTGATGCTCAAGGGGTTCTTTGTGAATGGTTATCGATGAGGGGCTTGAGCGTTTCATTGTCAGACTTGTACCTCTCTGTGGATTCATACTCTCACAAAAACATGATGGATGATATCTTTTGTGGGTTACAGGAAGCTGAGGAAACATGTAATTTAAAGCAGCTGATGGTGGATTCACATAAAGAGATCCTTACTGGAAATGACGAAGATAATCAACACTTGTTATCTATTGCAGTGGAGCATTTAATTTATGAGAAGCAGAAATCTGCTGCTCTAAATCAAGCTTCTGTTGATGCTTTCAAGAAAGTTTTCCGGGATATACAAAATCTAGTTCACAAGTATTCTGGTAAAGACAATTCACTTCTTACTATGTTCAAGGCTGGAAGCAAGGGTAATTTGATGAAACTAGTTCAACATAGCATGTGTCTTGGCTTGCAACACTCTTTGGTTACTCTATCCTTTAGCCTTCCGCATAAGCTCTCATGTTCTGCATGGAACAGTCAGAAGATGCCTCGTTATATTCAGGAGGATGGTCTTCCTGACCGTACACAGTCTTTCATACCCTATGCTGTGGTGGAAAATTCCTTTCTCTCGGGGCTTAATCCATTTGAGTGTTTTGCTCATTCTGTGACAAATCGGGATAGCTCTTTCAGTGACAATGCTGAAGTTCCTGGGACTTTGACACGAAAACTTACGTTTTTAATGCGGGATATATATACTGCATATGATGGAACAGTGAGGAATGCATATGGAAATCAGCTGGTTCAATTTTGTTATGATATTGATAGACCTACTAGTGTTTCTAGTGAATCGGATAGTGAGAATAATAGAGATCGTGATATAGGTGGTCATCCTGTTGGGTCATTGGCTGCTTGTGCTTTCTCAGAAGCTGCATATAGTGCTTTGGACCAACCAATTAGTCTACTTGAAGCTTCGCCGTTACTAAACCTAAAG CGAGTGCTGGAGTGTGGTTCAAAGAGGAATAGTACCAAACAAACCTTTTCATTGTTCTTATCGGAGAAACTTTCAAAACGAAGTTACGGATTTGAGTATGGAGCTCTAGGAGTTAAGAACCATTTAGAAAGAGTAATGTTTAAAGATATTGTGTCTAGTGTCATGATAAT CTTCTCCCCACAGCCCTCCCGGAAGAAGCATTTTAGTCCTTGGGTTTGCCACTTTCATGTATGCAAG GACattttgaagaaaagaagattGAAGATGAATTCTGTTATCCATTCCCTCAATATGCGGTGCGACTCTGTGAGACAAGAAGGAAGAATGAATTTGCCCTCTTTGCAAATAATTACCCA GGATTGTCCTCTAGCTGATTCACTGACAGAAGATGGTGATACAGTGTGCTTAACTGTTACAATAGCTGAAAATACAAAAAACTCTTTCCTGCAATTAGATTTCATTCAAGATTTGCTGATTCATTTCCTTCTTGGTACAGTTATAAGAG GCTTTGCTGAGATTGACAGGGTAGACATCACATGGAATGACCGCCCAAAGGTCCCAAAACCTCGTTGTAGTCATGGTGAGCTCTACTTGCGGGTGACCATGTCTGGAGAAGGAAATTCAAGATTTTGGGCAACTCTCATTAATAATTGCCTCCCTATAATGGATTTGATTGATTGGACTCGTAGTCATCCAGATAACACTCATAGTCTCTGTTTGGCGTATGGCATAGATTCTGGATGGAAGTACTTTCTCAAC AGTTTGGAGTGTGCAACGTTGGATATTGGTAAAACAATACGTCTTGAACATTTGCTGCTTGTTGCAAATTCTCTTTCGGCTACAGGAGAATTTGTAGGCTTAAATGTGAAAGGACTGACACATCAAAGGGAACATGCTTTGGTCAAAACACCCTTTATGCAAGCTTGCTTCTCA AGTCCTGGAGCTTGTTTGATTAAAGCTGCCAAGGCTGGAATCAAGGACAATCTGTCAGGAAGTTTAGATGCTTTGGCATGGGGGAGAATGCCTTCACTGGGAACGGGGGGACAGTTCGATATCCTATATTCTGGGAAG GGGCACGAGCTTAATAAGCCTGTTGATGTTTATAATCTACTGGGTGGACAAAGCACTTGTGAGAAGCAGAATGCGAAGATTGAATCTGTTGATAAGAACAATATATCTGAGAAATATAGTGCTCAGTTAGTGCTTAAAAATGGAGGTTCTACCATTAAAGGACTTAAAAGGCTGGATAGTGTTTCTAAATCAATTTTAAGGAAATTTTTGACGCTGAACGATATTCAAAAGCTGTCGTTTGCATTGAGAACCATTTTACACAA GTATTCTCTAAATGAAAGGTTAAATGAAGTGGACAAATCAACTTTGATGATGGCTTTATACTTTCATCCTCATCGGGATGAAAAGATTGGTGTTGGAGCACAAGACATTAAG GTTGGTAGCCACTCAAAGTATCAAAATACACGTTGCTTCGTATTGATACGATCGGATGGAACAACAGAAGATTTTTCATACCACAAGTGTGTTTTAGGTGCTTTGGAGATCATTGCTCCTCATAGAGTAAAGGGTTATCAGTCAAAATGGATGCAAGAAAAGTTTGAGTGA
- the LOC103490982 gene encoding DNA-directed RNA polymerase IV subunit 1 isoform X1, which translates to MSSAEDFRPGQKVMIHMEDEQDGELPIPSGRLTGINFSVSNQQDIENIAVITVDAASEVSDPKLGLPNPSYQCTTCGASSLKFCEGHFGVIKFPYTIIHPYFLSEVAQVLNKVCPGCKSIRQELWGKVEDPTSDYNRPKGCRYCFGSLKDWYPPMRFKLSTTDMFKKSMIMVEVKENMSKKYQKRVAKGGLPSDYWDFIPKDEQQEESYCRPNRKILTHAQVHYLLKDIDPKFLKKFVPAIDSLFLNSFPVTPNSHRVTEMAHSFSNGQRLIFDERTRAYKKVVDFRGTANELGSRVLDCLKISKLSPEKLQSKDLVYQQKKIKDTATSSSGLRWIKDVVLGKRSDHCFRMVVVGDPNIELSEIGIPCHVAERLQISEHLSSWNMKKLSTSCYLHLVEKGEIYVRREGRLVRVRNVLELNMGDTIYRPLADGDVVLVNRPPSIHQHSLIALSVKLLPVSAVLSLNPLCCSPFRGDFDGDCLHGYVPQSLEARVEVRELVSLDRQLINGQSGRNLLSLSHDSLTAAHLILEDGVSLNLFQMQQLQMLTLHQLLPPAIVKSPLLRNCAWTGKQLFSILLPPDFEYSSPSHNVFIEKGELISSEGSYWLRDSGRNLFQALIEHCEGKTLDYLRDAQGVLCEWLSMRGLSVSLSDLYLSVDSYSHKNMMDDIFCGLQEAEETCNLKQLMVDSHKEILTGNDEDNQHLLSIAVEHLIYEKQKSAALNQASVDAFKKVFRDIQNLVHKYSGKDNSLLTMFKAGSKGNLMKLVQHSMCLGLQHSLVTLSFSLPHKLSCSAWNSQKMPRYIQEDGLPDRTQSFIPYAVVENSFLSGLNPFECFAHSVTNRDSSFSDNAEVPGTLTRKLTFLMRDIYTAYDGTVRNAYGNQLVQFCYDIDRPTSVSSESDSENNRDRDIGGHPVGSLAACAFSEAAYSALDQPISLLEASPLLNLKRVLECGSKRNSTKQTFSLFLSEKLSKRSYGFEYGALGVKNHLERVMFKDIVSSVMIIFSPQPSRKKHFSPWVCHFHVCKDILKKRRLKMNSVIHSLNMRCDSVRQEGRMNLPSLQIITQDCPLADSLTEDGDTVCLTVTIAENTKNSFLQLDFIQDLLIHFLLGTVIRGFAEIDRVDITWNDRPKVPKPRCSHGELYLRVTMSGEGNSRFWATLINNCLPIMDLIDWTRSHPDNTHSLCLAYGIDSGWKYFLNSLECATLDIGKTIRLEHLLLVANSLSATGEFVGLNVKGLTHQREHALVKTPFMQACFSSPGACLIKAAKAGIKDNLSGSLDALAWGRMPSLGTGGQFDILYSGKGHELNKPVDVYNLLGGQSTCEKQNAKIESVDKNNISEKYSAQLVLKNGGSTIKGLKRLDSVSKSILRKFLTLNDIQKLSFALRTILHKYSLNERLNEVDKSTLMMALYFHPHRDEKIGVGAQDIKVGSHSKYQNTRCFVLIRSDGTTEDFSYHKCVLGALEIIAPHRVKGYQSKWMQEKFE; encoded by the exons ATGAGTTCTGCTGAAGACTTTCGACCAGGCCAGAAG GTGATGATCCATATGGAAGATGAACAGGATGGCGAGCTACCAATTCCATCTGGTCGCCTTACTGGCATAAACTTTAGTGTCTCAAATCAGCAAGATATA GAGAATATAGCAGTAATAACAGTTGATGCAGCCAGTGAGGTATCTGATCCTAAGTTGGGACTTCCAAATCCATCTTATCAGTGCACCACATGTGGTGCTAGCTCTCTAAAATTTTGTGAAG GTCATTTTGGGGTTATCAAATTCCCATATACTATAATCCATCCTTATTTTCTCTCGGAAGTTGCACAAGTGTTGAATAAAGTTTGTCCAGGATGTAAATCTATCAGGCAGGAACTATGGGGCAAG GTTGAGGATCCAACATCTGATTATAATCGACCTAAGGGTTGCCGATATTGTTTT GGAAGTTTAAAGGATTGGTATCCACCTATGAGGTTTAAGCTTTCAACTACTGATATGTTCAAAAAAAGTATGATTATGGTGGAAGTGAAAGAAAATATGTCGAAGAAATATCAAAAGAGGGTCGCTAAAGGAGGTTTGCCTTCAGATTATTGGGATTTTATCCCTAAAGATGAACAACAGGAAGAAAGTTACTGTAGACCAAACCGGAAAATCCTAACTCATGCTCAG GTTCATTATTTGTTGAAAGACATCGACCCAAAGTTTCTTAAAAAGTTTGTACCTGCAATAGATTCACTGTTTCTAAACTCTTTCCCTGTTACTCCGAACAGTCATCGTGTGACTGAAATGGCACATTCATTTTCAAATGGACAGCGTTTGATCTTT GATGAAAGGACCAGGGCTTACAAGAAGGTGGTTGATTTTAGAGGGACAGCCAACGAGTTAGGTTCTCGTGTTCTCGATTGTCTCAAAATTTCGAAG CTTAGCCCAGAGAAGTTACAAAGTAAAGATTTGGTTTACcagcaaaaaaaaattaaggatACTGCTACTAGTTCATCTGGTTTAAGATGGATCAAAGATGTTGTTCTTGGAAAGCGGAGTGATCACTGTTTCCGCATGGTTGTCGTTGGTGATCCAAACATTGAGTTAAGTGAAATTGGCATACCTTGTCATGTTGCAGAGAGATTGCAAATATCTGAACATCTGAGTTCTTGGAATATGAAGAAATTAAGTACTTCTTGTTACCTTCATCTTGTTGAAAAGGGAGAGATCTATGTTCGTCGTGAAGGTCGTCTGGTTCGTGTACGTAATGTTCTTGAACTTAACATGGGGGACACTATATATAGGCCCCTAGCTGATGGGGATGTTGTGCTAGTTAATCGACCTCCATCCATACATCAACACTCACTTATTGCTTTATCTGTCAAGCTTCTTCCTGTCTCTGCAGTTCTTTCCTTAAACCCACTCTGTTGTTCTCCTTTCCGTGGAGATTTTGACGGTGACTGCCTTCATGGTTATGTTCCTCAATCGTTGGAAGCCCGAGTTGAGGTTAGAGAGCTGGTTTCCCTAGATAGGCAGTTAATTAATGGCCAAAGTGGTAGAAATCTGCTGTCACTTAGTCATGATAGTTTAACTGCTGCTCATTTAATTCTGGAAGATGGAGTTTCGTTAAATCTTTTCCAGATGCAGCAGTTGCAAATGCTCACTTTACATCAGTTGTTGCCTCCAGCAATTGTGAAATCCCCTTTGCTTAGAAATTGTGCTTGGACTGGGAAACAGTTATTCAGCATCCTCCTACCTCCTGATTTTGAATATTCTTCTCCTTCTCACAATGTTTTCATTGAGAAGGGAGAATTAATATCTTCAGAAGGATCTTACTGGCTTCGAGACAGTGGTAGAAACCTCTTCCAAGCGCTAATAGAACACTGTGAGGGCAAGACCCTTGATTACTTGCGTGATGCTCAAGGGGTTCTTTGTGAATGGTTATCGATGAGGGGCTTGAGCGTTTCATTGTCAGACTTGTACCTCTCTGTGGATTCATACTCTCACAAAAACATGATGGATGATATCTTTTGTGGGTTACAGGAAGCTGAGGAAACATGTAATTTAAAGCAGCTGATGGTGGATTCACATAAAGAGATCCTTACTGGAAATGACGAAGATAATCAACACTTGTTATCTATTGCAGTGGAGCATTTAATTTATGAGAAGCAGAAATCTGCTGCTCTAAATCAAGCTTCTGTTGATGCTTTCAAGAAAGTTTTCCGGGATATACAAAATCTAGTTCACAAGTATTCTGGTAAAGACAATTCACTTCTTACTATGTTCAAGGCTGGAAGCAAGGGTAATTTGATGAAACTAGTTCAACATAGCATGTGTCTTGGCTTGCAACACTCTTTGGTTACTCTATCCTTTAGCCTTCCGCATAAGCTCTCATGTTCTGCATGGAACAGTCAGAAGATGCCTCGTTATATTCAGGAGGATGGTCTTCCTGACCGTACACAGTCTTTCATACCCTATGCTGTGGTGGAAAATTCCTTTCTCTCGGGGCTTAATCCATTTGAGTGTTTTGCTCATTCTGTGACAAATCGGGATAGCTCTTTCAGTGACAATGCTGAAGTTCCTGGGACTTTGACACGAAAACTTACGTTTTTAATGCGGGATATATATACTGCATATGATGGAACAGTGAGGAATGCATATGGAAATCAGCTGGTTCAATTTTGTTATGATATTGATAGACCTACTAGTGTTTCTAGTGAATCGGATAGTGAGAATAATAGAGATCGTGATATAGGTGGTCATCCTGTTGGGTCATTGGCTGCTTGTGCTTTCTCAGAAGCTGCATATAGTGCTTTGGACCAACCAATTAGTCTACTTGAAGCTTCGCCGTTACTAAACCTAAAG CGAGTGCTGGAGTGTGGTTCAAAGAGGAATAGTACCAAACAAACCTTTTCATTGTTCTTATCGGAGAAACTTTCAAAACGAAGTTACGGATTTGAGTATGGAGCTCTAGGAGTTAAGAACCATTTAGAAAGAGTAATGTTTAAAGATATTGTGTCTAGTGTCATGATAAT CTTCTCCCCACAGCCCTCCCGGAAGAAGCATTTTAGTCCTTGGGTTTGCCACTTTCATGTATGCAAG GACattttgaagaaaagaagattGAAGATGAATTCTGTTATCCATTCCCTCAATATGCGGTGCGACTCTGTGAGACAAGAAGGAAGAATGAATTTGCCCTCTTTGCAAATAATTACCCA GGATTGTCCTCTAGCTGATTCACTGACAGAAGATGGTGATACAGTGTGCTTAACTGTTACAATAGCTGAAAATACAAAAAACTCTTTCCTGCAATTAGATTTCATTCAAGATTTGCTGATTCATTTCCTTCTTGGTACAGTTATAAGAG GCTTTGCTGAGATTGACAGGGTAGACATCACATGGAATGACCGCCCAAAGGTCCCAAAACCTCGTTGTAGTCATGGTGAGCTCTACTTGCGGGTGACCATGTCTGGAGAAGGAAATTCAAGATTTTGGGCAACTCTCATTAATAATTGCCTCCCTATAATGGATTTGATTGATTGGACTCGTAGTCATCCAGATAACACTCATAGTCTCTGTTTGGCGTATGGCATAGATTCTGGATGGAAGTACTTTCTCAAC AGTTTGGAGTGTGCAACGTTGGATATTGGTAAAACAATACGTCTTGAACATTTGCTGCTTGTTGCAAATTCTCTTTCGGCTACAGGAGAATTTGTAGGCTTAAATGTGAAAGGACTGACACATCAAAGGGAACATGCTTTGGTCAAAACACCCTTTATGCAAGCTTGCTTCTCA AGTCCTGGAGCTTGTTTGATTAAAGCTGCCAAGGCTGGAATCAAGGACAATCTGTCAGGAAGTTTAGATGCTTTGGCATGGGGGAGAATGCCTTCACTGGGAACGGGGGGACAGTTCGATATCCTATATTCTGGGAAG GGGCACGAGCTTAATAAGCCTGTTGATGTTTATAATCTACTGGGTGGACAAAGCACTTGTGAGAAGCAGAATGCGAAGATTGAATCTGTTGATAAGAACAATATATCTGAGAAATATAGTGCTCAGTTAGTGCTTAAAAATGGAGGTTCTACCATTAAAGGACTTAAAAGGCTGGATAGTGTTTCTAAATCAATTTTAAGGAAATTTTTGACGCTGAACGATATTCAAAAGCTGTCGTTTGCATTGAGAACCATTTTACACAA GTATTCTCTAAATGAAAGGTTAAATGAAGTGGACAAATCAACTTTGATGATGGCTTTATACTTTCATCCTCATCGGGATGAAAAGATTGGTGTTGGAGCACAAGACATTAAG GTTGGTAGCCACTCAAAGTATCAAAATACACGTTGCTTCGTATTGATACGATCGGATGGAACAACAGAAGATTTTTCATACCACAAGTGTGTTTTAGGTGCTTTGGAGATCATTGCTCCTCATAGAGTAAAGGGTTATCAGTCAAAATGGATGCAAGAAAAGTTTGAGTGA